In Pseudomonas sp. ADAK2, the genomic window AGGGCCAGCGTCAAGACGATGCGTAGCGCACCCATTACTTCTTATCCTTCTGATCCTTGCCCAACAGTTCCATCAGGCGCTGGGCAAACTCCGGGGTCGTTTTTTCAGTTGCGCTCGGCACGTGCACCGGCTCCTTGAGCACATGCAACGCGGTGATGGTGCCGGGGCTGAGGCCGAGCAGAATCTGTTCGTTGCCGACCTGTACCAGCATCAAGCGGTCACGCGGCCCGAGCGCGCGCGAACCGACGATCTCGATTACCTGGCCCTTGCCTGCCGGCCCGGCCTGCTGGACCCGGCGCAATAGCCAGGCGAGGAAGAAGATCAACCCCAGCACAAACAACAGGCCGAACACCAATTGCGTCAATTGCCCGGCCACGCCGCTGTTGACCACCGGTGCAGCGGCCGCAGCCGCCGTGGCCACCGGCTCGGCAGCCAAGGCGCTGAACGGCAGCGCCAGCAACAACCCCAGGACCTTGTTCACTTAGCGCAGCTTCTTGATGCGTTCGCTTGGGCTGATCACGTCGGTCAGGCGAATGCCGAACTTCTCGTTGACCACGACCACTTCGCCGTGGGCGATGAGGGTGCCGTTGACCAGTACGTCCAGCGGCTCGCCCGCCAGGCGATCAAGCTCGATCACCGAACCCTGGTTGAGTTGCAGCAGGTTGCGAATGTTGATGTCAGTGCTGCCGACTTCCATGGAAATCGACACCGGAATGTCGAGGATCACATCCAGGTTCGGGCCGTCCAGGGTCACCGGGTCGTTGTTCTTCGGCACGCTGCCGAATTCTTCCATCGGCAGACGGTTGGAGGACGAGCTGCCGGTATCGGCGGCCAACAGGGCATCGATATCGTCCTGGCCGGCATCACCGGTTTCTTCCAGGGCGGCAGCCCATTCATCAGCCAGTGCCTGGTCGTCCTGGGCGTTCATATCGTCGTTCATCATGTGTCCTCAGCGGGCCGCTCTTTTACGAGAAGCGGCCAGTGTTAAATGGGGGAATTAAGCGCCGATCAGCGGCGCTCGATCGGCTCGATCACCTGCAACGCGAGGTTGCCTTTGTGCGAGCCCATCTTGA contains:
- the fliO gene encoding flagellar biosynthetic protein FliO: MNKVLGLLLALPFSALAAEPVATAAAAAAPVVNSGVAGQLTQLVFGLLFVLGLIFFLAWLLRRVQQAGPAGKGQVIEIVGSRALGPRDRLMLVQVGNEQILLGLSPGTITALHVLKEPVHVPSATEKTTPEFAQRLMELLGKDQKDKK
- the fliN gene encoding flagellar motor switch protein FliN; this encodes MNDDMNAQDDQALADEWAAALEETGDAGQDDIDALLAADTGSSSSNRLPMEEFGSVPKNNDPVTLDGPNLDVILDIPVSISMEVGSTDINIRNLLQLNQGSVIELDRLAGEPLDVLVNGTLIAHGEVVVVNEKFGIRLTDVISPSERIKKLR